The nucleotide sequence ATGAATCTGATTTTCAAGAGCGGCGAGTATCAGGACGTCGACCGGCAAAGTCAATAGCTCGTCCCGGCCTTTGATGCTTGCAGCGACGCCCGCTTGAGCGATTTGATCCACGGTAGAAGGCAAATCGCCGCGGTTCGTACTGGCGAATGCGATCAATGCCGGAATGTCCAGGCCATTTTCATTATAAAGCGTGACGTTGCGGTCGCTGACTGCGACTACAATATCATCGATTTCCGTGCTGTTGTAGGCTTCCAATGCCGCAACCGATCCGACATTGCCAAATCCTTGGACAGCCAGTGTCAGCGGCCGGTTCGCATGAGCAAGGGCGGTCGCAGCAAAAGGATTGTCCGAAGCGGCCAATTCATCTGCGTGTTCTCTTACATAGTCCGAGAACAAATAACGGAACGTAAAGTAAACGCCTTTGCCGGTAGCTTCTCGGCGTCCAAGCGAACCGCCGTTCGCGACGCTTTTTCCGGTGAAACTGCCGAGATACGGAGATCCGTGTTTGATCTTTTTGTATTCTGCCATCATCCAGTCCATTTCCCGTTCTCCTGAACCTACGTCTGGCGCCGGGATGTCTTTGTCAGGGCCGATGACTTCCGAAAAATAGCGGACATATTTGCGGCAAATCAGATTCAGTTCCTTTTCTGAATAATGTCTTGGGTTAAGGATGATGCCGCCTTTGCCTCCGCCAAACGGTACATTGTGCAGCGCGTTTTTCAACGTCATCAAAAAGGCCAAGTTGACGACTTCTTCTTCGTTCACGCTTTCATGGAAGCGGATGCCGCCTTTATAAGGCCCCAGTGCATCATTGTGTTGAACACGGAAAGAAGGAATCCGAACAACACTGCCGTCATCGAGCGGAATCCGCAGGAATGACTTATGTATATTGTTCGGTGTAGAAAGAATGGCGCTCATTGAAGTGAATGCCTGTACACGCATTCTATCCTGCAGTTCCGGCAAGAATGTTTTGCTGTCGAGCAAGGCATTGAGCGAACTTTGAATGATAGCCCGCGTCTGCCCTTCAATTTCTTCAACGCCGGTCGGGTTTTCTGTTCCGGCACCTGGTGATTTGATATCTCCATCCATGTTCAAGACACCTCCAAGTATTTTCATTATTCTCCCTATACCCTTCCTGCTTTTATTTATGCACATGAAAAAGCCCTTCAGCTATGAAAACTGAAGGGGTCTGTTTTTATTTTTTAGTGGTTTTCACTAACTTTACTTCTGCATCCAACGCCTTGAATAAGGAAATGATCATTAAGATCATAACAAACGAAAAAGGCAAGGCGGCAACGATGATGGTATTTTGGACAGCCGTCAATCCGCCGACAGACAAGAGAATGGCAGCAACCAGCGACTGTGCAATTCCCCAAAGAATCTTGATCTGATTGCTTGGCAGGAGTGATCCGTTTGTCGATTGCATGCCAAGAACGAAAGTTGCAGAATCAGCGGATGTAATAAAGAACGTACTGACCAACAAAATCGCGAAGAGTGACATGACAAAGCCGAGCGGCATTTCGCTGAACATCGCAAACAAAGTTTGCTCAGTCGGGAATGCCGTCAAATCGATGCCGCTTTTTTGGATATCAATCGCCGTCGTGCCGAACACCGAGAACCAGAAAGCGCCGAAAATCGTCGGCGTCAGGACGACGCCAATCAGGAATTCACGGATGGTGCGGCCTTTGGAAATACGGGCGATGAACATGCTGACGAATGGAGCCCAAGAGATCCACCAGGCCCAGTAAAAGATGGTCCACATGTTCAGCCAAGAGCGGTTTTCCGCATTGAGCGGAGCCGATTGGAAACTTAGGGAAATCAGGTTTTGAATGTAAATCCCGAATGTTTCAGTAAACATGTTCATAATCAGCAAGGTCGGCCCAAGGATAATGACCAATATCAGCAGAATAATTGCAAGCACCATATTGGTATTGGACAAATACTTGATGCCTTTGTTCAATCCGGACCAGGCGGACATGATGAACAGCACGGTCACAGCCGCGATGATAATGAACTGGACCCATGATTCCTGCGGCACGCCGAACAGGTAGGCCAGACCGCCGTTAATTTGAGCAGCGCCGAAGCCGAGTGAAGTTGCCACGCCGAAGACTGTAGCGAACACCGCCAGCACGTCAACAAGCGTTCCTAAAGGCCCTTCCATTTTCTTTCCGAAAATCGGCTTCAATGTTGATGAAATTAACGCAGGTTCTCCCTTGCGGAATTGGAAAAAGGCAAGCGATAGGGCGATGATTCCATACATGGCCCAAACATGGATTCCCCAGTGATAATAAGTCCGTTGGAGAGATTCTTTAAACGCCTCGTCGGTTCCCGGTTCGGTTGTTGCGGGCTGCACCGCGAAATGGCTCAACGGTTCAGAGGCACCGTAAAACACCAGTCCGATTCCCATACCGGCTGAAAATAACATGGAAATCCAGGAAATGGTCGAGAATTCCGGGCGGTCCGCATCTTTTCCAAGTCGGATTTTTCCGTAAGGGCTGATGATGATAACAAAGGTCAAAATTAAAATGATCGCCATGAGCATCAAGTAATACCAGCCGAAGCTTGTATCGATGAAGCTGCGGATGCTGCCGGTTGCTTTTTCGAAGCTTTGCGGAGCAATGACGCCAAATGCGACGGTCAAAATGACTAGGGCAAACGTGATGTAAAATACTTTCGAAGCTTTTTTCATACTTCCTCCTTTAAGGTTTAAACAGATATAACTTATAAGGTTAGCGAAAATAATTGACAGAGTCAACTAAACAGAGGAGTTCAACAATTTCAAAAAAGGATGCGATTTACTGTTCCCAATCATTCAGCTGTTCTTCTTCCGCCACGACCCGCAAATCATCGGCTGTAATGGTTAACACTTGATAATCATTCTTTTCGGCATAAAGGTCGGCTTCCCGTTTCGTGAATTTAGGCGAACCTTCTGTTTCTTCATCGTATATGATGAGCATGCCGTCGGAATTGCGCAGGAAGAATTTATTCTTCTCGATAAACTGCCAAGGGGCTTCGTAAGGCCGGTTGGTTAAACTGCGGTGAAAATCGGCCTGTTCTAAAATCATTTGATACTTTTCCTGCTTGGCTTCGTTCCATTTCTTCTCCTGTTCGAGGAAAGGGGTCAGCACAGCATATTTCAATTGCGGAAATTCCTCCTGCAAATCCAGCACCACTTCTGCAGCCCAGGTCTCGACACCAAGCTGGCCGCTGAGGATGACCCATTCCAATCCTTCGTCGAGCAAAACGCGCAGACGGTTTTCAAGTGCTTTTTTGATAAATCGGACACCTGGATGCTTATCATCGAATATTCCCAGTTCATGTTGTTTATATCCTGTAATAACCAATCGTTTTAACATGTCACTTCTCCTCTCCAACAGAATATCCAGCTTCTTATTTTACAGCACTCTTCTATTAAGGTGTACCCTGATAACCAGGTGGGTTAAAACTGAAAAATCTTATAATTCATTTTGGATATGCTAAACTAAGTCACATAAAGGAGGTAGGTTATGGTTAATTTGGATGAAGTAAAAACAGCACAGCAACAAATTTCAGGGCTTATCCATAGGACGCCCATTTTGACGTCTGCTCTTTTAAATGAACGGACCGGCAATGAAATTTATTTGAAAGCGGAGCACTTGCAGAAAACCGGCTCTTTTAAAATAAGGGGTGCGGCAAATGCAGTTAAACAGGCCATTGATGACGGGGCCCAGTTTATTACGGCCGCTTCTTCCGGCAACCACGGGCAGGCAGTCGCCTATATTGCGGACCAGCTTGGCGTGCCGGCAACGATTGTTGTACCAGAAGATGCAAACCGGGCGAAAGTGGCGGCGATTGAAGCCTACAACGGAAATATTGTTTACTGCGGGTTAACTTCAGCTGACCGGATTCCAAAAGCCCAACAGCTGGCGGAAGAACAGGGAGGCATCTACATTCCGCCATACGACCATCCATTTGTCATCGCCGGCCAGGGAACCATTGGCCTTGAACTGCTCGATCAAGTGCCGGATATCGATATCATCGTCGTTCCGGTCGGCGGCGGGGGATTGATCAGCGGCATCCTGACGGCGGTGAAAGAGACCAACCCTGCGATCCGGGTCGTAGGAGTGGAGCCGGAAACGGCAAACGATACGTATTTGTCGCTTGCCAACAAACAAATCACTGCCATTTCTGGAACAACGACAATCGCAGACGGCTTGCGCACATCGCAGCCCGGCCAACTGACGTTCCCGATTTTGCAGGAGTTTTTGGATGACCTTGTACTGGTGACAGAAGACGAAATCAAAGAAGCTTTTCAATTTACATTGGAACGCACCAAACAGCTCATCGAACCATCCAGTGCAACCGGAATCGCAGCTGTGTTGTCCAAAAAGTTGGAAGTGGAAAAGAACAAAATTGCGGTAATTTTATCCGGAGGGAATGTGGATTTAAAGCAGCTGGATCGGTTTCTGCCCGAGTGAAAATCAGGTTTAGCCTCTACCGGAATGGGAAAAGATAGATATACTTTAAAACCAGGAAGGAGCGGTAACAATGGCAGAAGAAAAACAACCGCATGAAAAGCTGGCGGATAAAGAATTGAATGTGAAAGCGGCGCAAGAAGTCCACTTGCAAGACGATTTTAAAAAAGCGGACAAGGCTGGGGAGCAGACGGATAAGGAAAACGAAAAATCAGATGATCAATAAGTTGAAATGACCGGTGGATTTGAAAACTAATCAAATTCACCGGCTCTTTTTTTTAGGGAAAACAAAATTCCTTTATTCGAATCTTGCATTCTGAAAATGAAAGCGTTAACATAATGTTTAAGTATTCTGAACATACCAACTAGTTAGTATGTAGAAGTGCAATCGGATGGAGGAATGGAAAATGGATGTTATGGATTTATTCAGATTGGATGGCAAGACAGCAATTGTGACAGGAGGCGGGCGCGGGTTAGGAGCGCAGATTGCAGAAGGTTTTGCAGAAGCGGGAGCCAATGTAGTGATATGCTCGCGGAAGCTGGAGGCATGTAAAGAATTCAGCGAACAGCTGAAGCAAAAGGGCGTAAAATCCTTAGCATTGGCTTGTGACGTCACAAATCCGGAAGACGTCAAACGCGTCATCCAAAAAACCTTGGAAGAGTTCGGCACGATTGATATTCTCGTCAACAATTCAGGCGCCACATGGGGAGCTCCGGTTCTCGACATGCCGCTGGAAGCATGGCACAAAGTCATGGAAGTCAACGTTACTGGAACCTTCCTGATGAGCCGGGAAGTCGGGGAAACGATGATCCGCCAAAAAAGTGGGAAAATCATCAACATCGCTTCGGTCGCTGGGCTTGGCGGAATCGATCCGCAGCTGATGGATACGATTGGCTACAACACCAGCAAAGGAGCTGTCATTACATTCACAAAAGACTTAGCCGCCAAATGGGGCCAGTTCAATATCAATGTCAATGCATTGGCGCCTGGATTCTTCCCGACGAAAATGTCGAAAGCGCTGATTGAACAAAGCCGGGACCGGTTCCTTGATCAAACGCCATTGAAGCGTTTTGGGACGGATGAAGATTTAAAAGGTGCAGCGTTGTTTCTGGCGTCGAAAGCGTCGGATTATGTGACAGGGGATGTCGTCATTGTAGACGGCGGGATGCACGCCATTTAAAGCAGAATTTAGAGAAGCTTTAGCCAGTGCAGTTTTTTCGCGCCGGCTGTTAGTTGAACCAACCGGAATTTTGTGGCCAGTTGATTTTTGGCTTGTTAAAGCTAAAATCCGGCTGACCATTAAAGCGGGATAAAGAATAGCGGGGAATCGGCATGAAAGCAAAAATCAAGCAGCAAAGCATCAGCCTGTTCGAACAAAAAGGCTTCAGCGAAACGTCCATCCAGGATATTGTCGAAGCGCTCGGCGTGACGAAGGGTACTTTCTATTATTATTTCCCGAGCAAAGAGCAGCTGTTGATGGATATCCATTCCAACTATATCGATGACTTGCTATCACGGCAAAAAGCCATTCAGGAAACAGTTACCGGCAATCAGCAGAAACTGCAGGCGATTGTAGAACTGCTGATTGGCGATATTCAGGACCACGGTCCGAGCGGCCGGGTTTTTTTCAGGGAAATGCGGCATCTGACTCCAGAAAATTCTCAGGAAGTCAAACGGAAGCGGGAACAATTCCGCTTGAATATCGAAGAGCTCATTTCAGCTGGAATGAATACAGGAGAGTTCCGCAGTGATTTGCCGCCCGGCATGGTAGCTTTCGCTGTTCTCGGGGTAACGAACTGGAGTTACCAATGGTTTAATCCGAATGGCGGCATAACAGCCGGCCAGTTGGCGGAAATTTACAGCGATATGATTTTAAACGGCATCACTTAGTCTAAGGGGGAACAGCAGTGAACAACTTTCACATTCAAAAAATGGCGGTAATCGGAGCAGGGCAGATGGGACATCAGATTGCGATGCTCGGTGCGCTTGGCGGCATCCATACCGCACTTTACGATGTCGATCAAGAAGCGCTCGCTAAAGCGCAGATCAGTTTGGAAATGCTGATGGACCAGTGGGTAGTGAAAAAGAAAATCACCGATATGGAGAAAACGGCGGCTTTCAACTTGCTGCAGTTTACGAGTGGTTTGGAAAAGGCAGCAGGTGATGCCGATTATGTAATTGAAGCGGTCGTGGAGAAACTGGATGTAAAGCGTGAGATTTTTGGGAAATTGGACAAAATCGCACCGCAACATGCCATTCTTGCCACGAACAGCTCGACCATCGTCAACTCGCTGCTTGCAGAAGCAACCAGCCGTCCCGAAAAAGTGTGCAATATGCATTTCTTTTTCCCGCCGCTTGTCATGGACTGCGTCGAGGTGGTCATGAGCGAACAAACCTCGGAAGAAACCGCACAAATTTCCTTGGAGTTATGCCAGCGGATCAATCGTACCGGCTTATTGCTGCGAAAAGAAATTTCCGGATTTGTCGCCAACCGGATTTTAGGCGCGTTGCAAAAAGAAGCGATGCATCTATACGAAGAAGGTGTCGCGGACTACAAAGAAATTGATTTGATTGTCAAAAAAGCGCTCCGGCATCCGATTGGGCCATTTGAATTGATGGATTTATCCGGAATCGACGTGGCGTATTATGTGATGCAGCAACAGTATGCAGAAACCGGTGATCCGAAGGACAAGCCTTCCTCATTCATCGAAGAAAAAGTGAAGGCAGGGGAATTGGGGCGAAAAACCGGAAAAGGCTTTTATGAATATCCAAAAAAAGAGGTGAAAATGCCATGACAACGGTATTGAATGTGGAAAAAACAGACGGCTATGCGGTGGTGACCATCAACAACCCGCCAATGAACGTCATCAGCAACCAAGTATTCAAAGAACTGGATGAAGTGTTCGGCGAACTTGGAACAGATCCTGAAGTGAATGCAGTCATTGTGACTGGACAGGGAGACAAAGTCTTTGCAGCGGGGGCCGACATCAAAGAGTTTCCGCAATTGATTGGACAAGGCGGCTTGAAAGAGAAATTTTTGGAAACACATGCCATGCTGAACCGGATTAACCGTTTTGAAAAACCGGTCATTGCCGTGTTGAACGGGCTGACGTTTGGCGGTGGCTGTGAAGTAAGACTGTGCTGCGACATACGGATTGCGGAAGAACATGCCCAGATTGGCTTGCCTGAAATTACATTGGGGTTGTTTCCTGGAGGCGGCGGAACACAACGCTTGCCGCGCCTCGTCGGAGAAGCGAAAGCGAAAGAGCTGATGTTTACAGGCGAAGCGATTACGGCAGCAGAAGCTGAACGCATCGGTCTGGTCAATAAAGTAACGTCCAGCGGTGAAGGAATGGAAGCGGCGCGGAAAATGGCAAAGCGGATTGCCCGTTTTTCACTGCCGGCTTTGTCCCGTATCAAAAAAGCGGTGGATGAAGGGCTGGAGTTGCCGCTTGAGCAGGGCACAGATCTTGAAGCTGGCTTATTTGAAGAAGTGTTTCAAACGGAAGACGTGCAGGAAGGCGTAAGAGCCTTTATCGAAAAACGAAAACCGGCATTCCAAAACAAATAAGGGGTGAAAACCGATGGCTCATGAGATTACAGTAAAAGTCCGTTTTAGTGAAACGGATGCATTGGGGCATGTCAGCAATATCAGCTATTTCATTTATTTGGAAGATGCGCGGATCGAGTTTTTCCGTGAACTGGGGCTTAAAATGACCATTGATAAATGGAGTGTCATTATGATTTCCGCCAATTGTATGTTTTATAAACAAGCCTATTTCGACCAGCGCTTGAAAGTCACTTCGTTTGTAACAAAAATCGGCAATTCCAGCTTCAAGATTGGGCACCGGATTACCGATGCAAACAGTGGTGAGCTGATTGCAGAAGGCGATGCCGGAGCGGTTTATTTCGATTTCTCTTCTCAGAAGAGCGAACGGATTCCAGACGGCATCCGGGCAAAACTTGAGATGCACAAGGAAGAGGTGTGACCAATGGTCGGGAAAACGAGCGATACGATCCCTGTCCGTTCCGGCGAGGAACTCGACCAAGCCAAGCTTATGCAATTCTTAAGAGAGAATATCGATGGCTTGCCTGAAGGACCTCTTGAAATCCGTCAGTTTGGCGCAGGGCATTCGAATTTGACTTATGCGTTGTCTATAAAAGAGTGGGAAGCGGTATTGAGGCGTCCGCCGCTTGGGCCGGTGGCACCGAAAGCCCATGATATGGAACGGGAATTCCATATCTTGTCGACACTTCATCCGGTTTTCCCGGCAGCACCAAAGCCTTTTGTTTTTTGCCGCGACGAGTCCGTCATTGGCAGCCGGTTTTTCATCATGGAACGGCGCCGCGGCGTAGTCATTGATTCGGAATTTCCACAAGGAGTGGAGCCGACCGAAGAACTGGGCCGCCGGATATCGCAATTGATGGTGGATACCTTGGTCGACCTGCACGCCATTGACTATACCCAAACAGTGCTGGCAGATATGGCAAAGCCGGAAGGGTTTATGGAACGCCAAGTCCATGGTTGGATCGGGCGCTATGAACGCTCAAAAACAGATGACATTCCGGAAGTGGATGAACTCGCTGAATGGATGCGTGCGCATATACCGGATTCTTCGGAGCCGGCCATCATCCATTATGATTTTAAGCTCAACAATTCCATGTTTTCGACAGATTTTTCAGAACTAACAGGCCTTTTTGATTGGGAAATGACAACTGTAGGCGATCCATTGGCAGACTTAGGGGCTGCGATGAGCTACTGGATTCAAGCCGATGATCCGGAACTCTTAAAAACCGCTTTTGGCAAGGCTCCTGTAACTGTAGGGAAAGGGTTTTATTCACGGGAAGAGTTTATCGCGCGCTATGCAGAGAAAAGCGGGCGGGATGTCTCCACAATCGACTTCTACTTGACATTCGCTTATTTCAAATTGGCGGTCATTTGCCAACAGATTTACTACCGCTATAAAAAGGGGCAGACAAAGGATGCTCGTTTTGCCCATTTTGGGGAGTTTACAAAAAGCCTGATCCAGTATGCATTGTTGACAGCGAAGAAACAGTAAAGGGATGAAACGATATGGAACTTAAAACTTTGATGTACCGGGGCGGCAGCTTTTTATATGAAGAAACAGAAGCAGCCTTCACACCGGAAGATTTTACAGAAGAGCATAAACTGATTGGCAAAACGGCCAAGCGCTTTATGGAAAGCGAAGTGCGCCCCAATAATGAAGCGATCGAGAGCCAGGATTTTGTCCTGGTGAAAGAGCTGCTCGAAAAAGCAGGAGACCTTGGGCTGCTTGCGCACAGCATCCCGGAAGCATACGGCGGGCTCGGCCTCGATAAAATCAGCAAAGGCATTGTCGGGGAAGCTTTGGGGCCTGCTGGCAGCTATAGCGTTGCACAATCCAATCACACGTGCATCGCGACTTTGCCGATCACGTATTTCGGCACGTCTGAGCAAAAAGAGAAATATTTGCCGAAGCTGGCGTCCGGAGAATTTATTGGCGCTTATTGTTTAACCGAACCGAATGCCGGATCCGATGCCTTAGCAGCAGAAACAACAGCGAAACTGAACGGCGCAGGGACGCATTACATATTGAACGGTACGAAAATGTTCATTACCAATGCAGCCTTTTCAGATACGTTTATCGTCTATGCAAAAGTGGACGGCACCGCATTTACGGCGTTCATCGTGGGAAAAGGCTTTCCGGGATTATCGCTTGGTGCAGAAGAACAGAAAATGGGCATCAAAGGATCTTCTACACGGGCTGTCATTTTTGAAGACTGCGAAGTGCCGGTTGAAAATCTTCTCGGAGAAATCGGTAAAGGGCATGTTATTGCTTTAAACGTGTTGAACCTGGGCCGCTATAACTTAGGCTCTGCAACAATGGGCGCGGCGAAATACGGACTTGAACTGGCAGTGAAATATGTGAAAGAACGGCGCCAGTTCGGCAAAGCGATTGCCGGCTTTACCGCTACCCAGGAAAAAATCGCCAATATGGCACTCCGCATCTATGCGTCGGAATCGCTGCAATACCGGACAGCCGGCTATTTGGAAGAAGCGCTTGGCGGGTTGTATGATGTGGAAGATTCGGGTCTTGTGGCAAAGCGGATGATGGAATATGCCACCGAATGTGCGGTGTGCAAAGTATACGGCTCGGAAACGCTTGACTTCATTGTGGACGAAGCGCTGCAATTGCACGGCGGCTACGGATTTATCAAGGAATACAAAATTGAGCAGATGTACCGCGACTCGCGCATCAACCGGATTTTTGAAGGGACAAATGAAGTCAACCGCTTGATTGTTCCGGGTAATCTATTGAAAGCAGCCACCAAAGGCCAAGCACCGCTCACAGAAGCTGTCGAACGGGCAATGCTGGAGATCGGGTCGCCGCAAGTAGAATCGATCGGCCCCATTTCCCGGGAAATAGAAGCGGTTCGTGCCATTCGCCGAGTGTTCCTGTTGTGTGCGGGACTTGCCTACAAAAATTACGGAGCAGCACTCAGCGAAGAACAGGAAACCTTGATGAAGCTGGCGGATATCGGCATTGCTTTATTTGCGGTGGAATCCGCGGTACTGCGCACTGCCAAAGCGATCCAGTCGCAAGGCAAAGAGGCTGCTTCTTTTAAAATCGACCTGGCAAAAGTGCTGGTGGACGATGCACTGCTGGAAGTGGAAATGTCAGCGCGCAAACTGTTGCAAGGTGCAGCTTCCGAAAAAGGGCTGCACGACAACGTCCGGGCGGTGGCAGGTGAACTGAGCCGGCTGCAGCGGGCAGGCGGAAAAGCCTCAAAACGGGCGATTGCGGAAAAGATTCTGGCAGCAGAACAATACATTTCATAGGGGGAAAAAGGATGAAAGTCATTAAGTTCGAGCAATTTGGAGGACCGGAAGTGCTGCAATGGACGGATGCGGAGAAACCGGAACCCGCCGAAAACGAAGTGCTGATTGAAATCAAGGCAAGCGGCGTCAATTATGCGGATACGGCTAGACGCGAAGGGCAGTATGTGGTGCCGACGAAGCTGCCTTACGTACCGGGAGCTGAAGTAGCGGGTGTGATTGCGGAAACCGGAAGCGGTGTGAAAAGCTTCCAAAAAGGGGACCGGGTGGTAGCGCTGATCGAATCGAACGGCTATGCCGAATACGTGGCAGTGGACGAACGGGTTTTAACGCCAGTTCCGGACGGTGTGGACTTTGAGCAAGCCGTTGCTCTGCCGCTGCAAGGTTTGAGTGCTTATCATATCCTGAAAACGATGGGGCGTCTGGAGCCGGGCGAAAGTGTCCTAATCCATGCGGCAGCTGGAGGTGTCGGGCAGATTGCGGTTCAGCTGGCGAAGCTGTTCGGTGCCGGCAAGATTATTGCGACGGCAAGCACAGACGAAAAACTGGCGCATGCCAAATCGATGGGAGCAACACATCTGGTGAACTATTCCGAAGAGGGATGGGCAGACAAAGTCAAGGAGATCACAGAAGGCAGAGGCGTGGATGTTGCCCTTGAAATGGTCGGCGGCGATGTGTTCAATCAGACAGTGAAATGTCTTGCTCCGTTCGGACGCTTGGTCATTTTTGGTGCTGCAAGCGGTAAGCAGGCCACGTTCAATCCTGGCCAATTGATGCGGAAAAATCAGTCCGTCATCGGCTTTTTCCTGCCGCAGATCATGCGCAAGCCGGAATTGTTCCAAAGCAGCTTCAAAGAATTGCTGGACTATATGGCAAGCGGCGACTTAAAACTGATGATCGGCGGAGCATATCCTCTGGCTGAAGCGGCAGAAGTCCATCGCTTATTGCAAGGCAGAAAAACCATCGGGAAACTGGTGCTGAAACCGTAAGATTCAGAAAGAGGGGATTGCATGCTGGATCAATTAGGGATTGAGTCGATTCGTATCGATTTGCCGTTCCGTCTGAACCACGTCAATTGTTTTATGGCGGAAGGTGAGAAGGGCTGGACCATCATCGATGCGGGATTGAACAATGACTCTACGAGAGAGTTGTGGGAGCGGCAAATTGGAAAGCGTGATGTGGCGGACTTGCTGATCACCCATTACCATCCCGATCATTTCGGCTATGCCGGCGGGCTACAGAAAAAAACAGGAGCGAAAGTTTCCATGACGAAGACAGATGCCAATTCGGGTCTGTCTTCTTGGCAGTCCGAATTTCTCGAGACGATGCCGGCTCACTACAAAGCTTCGGGTGTGCCGAATGGAAAGTCGTCGGAAATGGCGGGGAATACC is from Planococcus liqunii and encodes:
- a CDS encoding phosphotransferase family protein, producing the protein MVGKTSDTIPVRSGEELDQAKLMQFLRENIDGLPEGPLEIRQFGAGHSNLTYALSIKEWEAVLRRPPLGPVAPKAHDMEREFHILSTLHPVFPAAPKPFVFCRDESVIGSRFFIMERRRGVVIDSEFPQGVEPTEELGRRISQLMVDTLVDLHAIDYTQTVLADMAKPEGFMERQVHGWIGRYERSKTDDIPEVDELAEWMRAHIPDSSEPAIIHYDFKLNNSMFSTDFSELTGLFDWEMTTVGDPLADLGAAMSYWIQADDPELLKTAFGKAPVTVGKGFYSREEFIARYAEKSGRDVSTIDFYLTFAYFKLAVICQQIYYRYKKGQTKDARFAHFGEFTKSLIQYALLTAKKQ
- a CDS encoding acyl-CoA dehydrogenase family protein, which gives rise to MELKTLMYRGGSFLYEETEAAFTPEDFTEEHKLIGKTAKRFMESEVRPNNEAIESQDFVLVKELLEKAGDLGLLAHSIPEAYGGLGLDKISKGIVGEALGPAGSYSVAQSNHTCIATLPITYFGTSEQKEKYLPKLASGEFIGAYCLTEPNAGSDALAAETTAKLNGAGTHYILNGTKMFITNAAFSDTFIVYAKVDGTAFTAFIVGKGFPGLSLGAEEQKMGIKGSSTRAVIFEDCEVPVENLLGEIGKGHVIALNVLNLGRYNLGSATMGAAKYGLELAVKYVKERRQFGKAIAGFTATQEKIANMALRIYASESLQYRTAGYLEEALGGLYDVEDSGLVAKRMMEYATECAVCKVYGSETLDFIVDEALQLHGGYGFIKEYKIEQMYRDSRINRIFEGTNEVNRLIVPGNLLKAATKGQAPLTEAVERAMLEIGSPQVESIGPISREIEAVRAIRRVFLLCAGLAYKNYGAALSEEQETLMKLADIGIALFAVESAVLRTAKAIQSQGKEAASFKIDLAKVLVDDALLEVEMSARKLLQGAASEKGLHDNVRAVAGELSRLQRAGGKASKRAIAEKILAAEQYIS
- a CDS encoding quinone oxidoreductase family protein gives rise to the protein MKVIKFEQFGGPEVLQWTDAEKPEPAENEVLIEIKASGVNYADTARREGQYVVPTKLPYVPGAEVAGVIAETGSGVKSFQKGDRVVALIESNGYAEYVAVDERVLTPVPDGVDFEQAVALPLQGLSAYHILKTMGRLEPGESVLIHAAAGGVGQIAVQLAKLFGAGKIIATASTDEKLAHAKSMGATHLVNYSEEGWADKVKEITEGRGVDVALEMVGGDVFNQTVKCLAPFGRLVIFGAASGKQATFNPGQLMRKNQSVIGFFLPQIMRKPELFQSSFKELLDYMASGDLKLMIGGAYPLAEAAEVHRLLQGRKTIGKLVLKP